The window TTTTCGAGCTTCGACAGGCCGTCGACGAGGCTGGCGACGGGGGCGCCGAAGCGCTCGATCAGCTCATCCTTCTTGACGTCCTGGTCTTCCATTACATCGTGCAGCAGCGCGGCCATGATGGCCTGGGCGTCGAGCTTCCAGTCGGCGCAGATTTCGGCGACGGCGATGGGATGGGAAATATACGGTTCGCCCGACTTGCGGACTTGTCCAAGGTGCATCTCGTCGGAAAAACGATACGCTTCCTTGACCTTTTTCAGTTCGGAGGCAGTGAGGTAATCGGTCAGCTTGGCCGACAGCTGGGAGACCGATGCCACGCCCGGGGCGGGAGTAGCAGGGACCGCGGCTTCTTGCGCCTTGGTGGCGGCGCGCGAAGACCGGGTCTTGGGTGTGCCTGAAAGTGTCGTATCCGGAGGAGTCAGATTCATACGCAAAGTCAATCAGCCGAAATGTGAAAAAAGAAAATCAGGATGGCTTGTTGACACCGTTCGGGCACGAAACACACTTACATCGGAACCTTTTTCAGCATCTCGATACCGACCTTGCCGGCTGCGATTTCACGCAGGGCGACGACGGTTGGCTTGTCCTTGGCTTCGACCTTAGGAGTGTGGCCTTGCAACAACTGACGCGCGCGATAGGTCGCGGCCAGGGTCAGCTGAAAGCGGTTAGGGATGTGCTTCAAGCAATCTTCAATGGTAATGCGGGCCATGTAATTTCCTCAATATGACGGTGTGTGCCGTGTCACGATTGTTGCGCATGGATACCCAGTTGGGCAAATAGCGAGGCGTTACGCGCAGCTTGTTGTGCAAAACGGCTGCGTGTCGCTCTGACAATCGCGCTCATCTCTGACAAGGCGACGTTGAACTCTTCATTGATAATAACATACTCGAACTCCGGAGCGTGAGCGATCTCGCCCCCGGCGGCCAGCAGACGGCGCGTGATCACGTTCGGTTCATCCTGGCCGCGCTTGTACAGGCGCTCTTCGAGGGCGGCGATCGAGGGCGGCAAAATGAAGATGCCGGCGGCGTCGGGAAACTGCTTGCGCACCTGGCGCGCGCCCTGCCAGTCGATCTCGAGCAGGATGTCAGTGCCGGTTTTCATTTCCTTTTCGACCATCAGGCGCGAGGTGCCGTAGTAATTACCGTGCACTTCCGCCCATTCGAGGAATTCCTCGCGGCCGGCGCGCTCGACGAAGTCGTCGGCGGTGGTGAAGTGGTACTCGCGGCCATCCTGTTCGCCAGGGCGGGGAGGGCGCGTGGTGGTCGAGATCGACAGCTTGATGCCCGGTTCCTGCGCCAGCAGGGCGTTGACCAGGGTTGACTTGCCTGCGCCGGAAGGCGCGGCGACGACGAACAGGCTGCCTGAAAAACCATTGATTGGAGAGGGCATGGGTGTCTTTCTCGGGTACGGGTTGGTGCGTTATTGCGGTTAAAAACGATAAAAATACAGGCTGCGCGTGTTCGTTGCGCCGCCCCCAAAACGTCGTTCCCGCGAAGGCGGGAACCCAAGCTCGGTGCTGGCGCTGATACGCGTGCGAACGAACTTGGGTTCCCGCCTGCGCGGGAACGACGAGCTAAGGGGCGAAATGAGGGTAGCGCTACTCCAGATTCTGCACCTGCTCCCGCATCTGTTCGATCAACAGCTTCAGTTCCATCGACGCATCGGCCAGTTCCTTCACCGACGCCTTGGCGCCCAGCGTATTGGCTTCGCGGTTCAACTCCTGCATCATGAAATCGAGCCGCTTGCCGACCTGGCCACCTTTTTTGAGGATATGCCGCGTCTCGGTCAAGTGCGCGGACAGGCGCGAGAGCTCTTCCGACACATCGATCCGAATTCCGTACAAGGTCACTTCCTGGCGAATCCGCTCGAACGCTTCCTGGCGCGTCAGGGTCGACGGCGTGCCGTGCCCGGCCAGCCCCAATGCATCCTGCATCCGCTCGACCGCCTTTTGCTGGAATTGCGCGATCACCTGCGGAATGAGCGGCGTGATGCGCTTGACAATCACGTCCATCGCATCGATGCGTGAAATCAGCATC of the Massilia violaceinigra genome contains:
- the rpoZ gene encoding DNA-directed RNA polymerase subunit omega, which produces MARITIEDCLKHIPNRFQLTLAATYRARQLLQGHTPKVEAKDKPTVVALREIAAGKVGIEMLKKVPM
- the gmk gene encoding guanylate kinase — protein: MPSPINGFSGSLFVVAAPSGAGKSTLVNALLAQEPGIKLSISTTTRPPRPGEQDGREYHFTTADDFVERAGREEFLEWAEVHGNYYGTSRLMVEKEMKTGTDILLEIDWQGARQVRKQFPDAAGIFILPPSIAALEERLYKRGQDEPNVITRRLLAAGGEIAHAPEFEYVIINEEFNVALSEMSAIVRATRSRFAQQAARNASLFAQLGIHAQQS